One genomic region from Leptospira tipperaryensis encodes:
- a CDS encoding SLBB domain-containing protein, with amino-acid sequence MKTTIRLIGLLVLFISVGYLLRRNQDWVRSIFEPESISAAIRGNVQKPGVYLLKQGDTLEDLLKIAGGYKKPSQTKQDLSREILDGQVIELKD; translated from the coding sequence ATGAAAACAACGATCCGTCTCATCGGCTTATTGGTGTTATTTATAAGCGTAGGTTATCTTTTGAGAAGAAACCAGGACTGGGTTCGAAGTATCTTCGAACCGGAGAGTATTTCAGCGGCGATTCGCGGAAACGTTCAAAAACCTGGAGTTTATCTTCTCAAACAGGGAGATACCCTAGAAGACTTGTTGAAGATCGCGGGCGGATATAAAAAACCTTCGCAGACAAAACAAGACCTGAGCCGGGAAATCCTGGACGGACAGGTCATTGAACTGAAAGACTGA
- the atpC gene encoding ATP synthase F1 subunit epsilon gives MSANKLNVSVISPEKILYKGEVDSLVVPGNEGFFGILPNHAPLVAVLGIGVLEIRKGEKLKILSVEGGFIEVKDNSISILTDHGALKEDIDLQAEQKNLAEVEKLPPSDSKNLLLQKAKTRILVASR, from the coding sequence ATGTCCGCGAATAAACTGAACGTATCCGTAATCTCTCCCGAAAAGATTCTCTATAAGGGAGAGGTCGACTCATTGGTTGTTCCGGGTAACGAGGGATTCTTCGGAATCCTTCCCAATCACGCGCCTCTGGTCGCAGTTCTTGGGATCGGAGTCCTCGAAATTCGCAAAGGAGAGAAACTGAAAATTCTCTCCGTAGAAGGCGGGTTTATCGAAGTAAAAGACAATTCTATCAGCATTCTTACCGATCACGGCGCTTTGAAGGAAGACATCGATCTTCAGGCAGAGCAAAAAAATCTCGCAGAGGTTGAAAAACTTCCCCCTTCCGATTCTAAAAATCTTCTCCTCCAAAAAGCAAAAACCCGAATTTTAGTCGCATCGCGCTAA
- the atpD gene encoding F0F1 ATP synthase subunit beta: MNKGKIKQIIGSVLDIEFEGGKLPEIYNALEIEAPVSGKKETIIAEVQTHIGGNTVRAIALSSTDGLIRGQAVTDTGKPISVPVGEVTLGRIFNVLGKTIDEGPAITVKETRPIHRPAPAFDELTSKTEVFETGIKVIDLLAPYIKGGKTGLFGGAGVGKTVLIQELINNIAKQHGGFSVFAGVGERTREGNDLWREMKESGVIDKTVLCYGQMNEPPGARLRVALSALTMAEHFRDSIGTDVLLFVDNIFRFSQAGSEVSALLGRMPSAVGYQPTLSTEMGALQERITSTKKGSITSVQAIYVPADDLTDPAPANAFAHLDATTVLSRAISDKGIYPAVDPLDSTSRVMNAQVLGEEHYAVAREVQRILQRYKDLQDIIAILGMDELSEDDKVLVARARKIEKFLSQPFHVAEVFTGAPGKYVKLADTVRSFKEVISGNYDHLPEQAFYMVGSIDDAIEKAKGYKG; the protein is encoded by the coding sequence ATGAATAAAGGTAAAATCAAACAGATCATCGGATCCGTTTTGGACATCGAGTTCGAAGGCGGAAAACTTCCCGAAATTTATAACGCGCTTGAAATTGAGGCGCCCGTTTCCGGAAAAAAAGAAACCATCATCGCGGAAGTGCAAACTCATATCGGCGGAAATACGGTTCGCGCGATCGCACTTTCTTCCACGGACGGTTTGATCCGCGGACAAGCGGTAACCGATACGGGAAAACCGATCAGCGTTCCCGTTGGAGAAGTTACTTTAGGAAGAATTTTTAACGTTCTCGGGAAAACCATCGACGAGGGTCCGGCGATCACCGTAAAAGAAACTCGACCGATTCACAGACCGGCTCCTGCTTTCGACGAACTCACTTCTAAAACGGAAGTTTTCGAAACCGGAATCAAAGTCATCGATCTTCTCGCTCCTTATATCAAGGGTGGAAAGACCGGACTCTTCGGCGGAGCCGGGGTTGGTAAAACGGTCCTCATCCAAGAGCTCATCAATAACATCGCAAAACAACACGGTGGTTTCTCCGTGTTCGCCGGAGTCGGGGAAAGAACCCGTGAAGGAAACGACCTCTGGAGAGAAATGAAAGAATCCGGAGTTATCGACAAGACCGTTCTCTGTTACGGTCAGATGAACGAGCCTCCGGGCGCTCGTCTTCGTGTTGCGTTATCCGCTCTTACCATGGCGGAACACTTCCGCGATTCTATCGGAACCGACGTTCTTCTTTTCGTGGATAATATCTTCCGTTTCTCTCAAGCGGGATCCGAAGTATCCGCACTTCTCGGAAGAATGCCGTCCGCCGTTGGTTATCAGCCGACTCTTTCCACGGAAATGGGTGCGCTTCAAGAAAGGATTACTTCCACTAAAAAAGGTTCGATCACTTCCGTTCAGGCAATTTACGTTCCTGCGGACGACTTGACCGACCCGGCTCCTGCAAATGCGTTTGCCCACTTGGACGCGACTACGGTTCTTTCTCGTGCGATCTCCGACAAAGGGATTTATCCTGCGGTGGATCCTTTGGATTCCACTTCTCGCGTGATGAACGCACAAGTGCTTGGAGAAGAGCACTACGCGGTTGCCCGCGAAGTTCAAAGAATTCTTCAAAGATACAAGGATTTGCAAGACATCATCGCGATCTTAGGTATGGACGAACTTTCCGAAGACGACAAGGTTCTCGTTGCGAGAGCGAGAAAGATCGAAAAATTCTTATCTCAACCTTTCCACGTTGCGGAAGTATTTACCGGAGCTCCCGGAAAATACGTAAAACTCGCCGATACCGTTCGCTCTTTCAAAGAAGTGATTTCCGGTAACTACGATCACCTTCCTGAGCAAGCGTTCTACATGGTTGGATCCATCGACGACGCGATCGAAAAAGCGAAAGGATACAAAGGATAA
- the atpG gene encoding ATP synthase F1 subunit gamma, producing MATPREIKKRITSVKNTRKITRTMEMVSTAKSKKISDRVNASHPFSNKIKELVSSLASLSGVVHSPYLRRPDKIKTVALLVITANRGLCGGYNSNVNRLAKARVAEWKKLGVNVRLFVVGKKGISFFRFAGEKAEKTFTHIDDKAGYKDAEEFANLFLELFAKEEVDAVEIASTVYYSSASQKPEVTRILPFEVSKDGNVNDMIAYEPSPALVLESLLPLVVKTAFLKAILEANCSEQIARRIAMKSATDAASEMIKLLTRGYNRVRQAKITQEISEIVAGADSLN from the coding sequence TTGGCAACTCCAAGGGAAATAAAGAAAAGAATCACCTCGGTCAAGAACACGAGAAAGATCACCCGGACGATGGAAATGGTCTCTACGGCCAAGTCCAAGAAGATCAGCGACCGGGTGAACGCTTCTCATCCTTTTTCCAATAAGATCAAGGAACTTGTGTCTTCTCTCGCGTCTCTGAGCGGGGTTGTTCACAGCCCTTACTTAAGAAGACCGGACAAGATCAAAACCGTAGCGCTTCTCGTGATCACTGCGAACAGAGGTCTTTGCGGAGGATATAATTCCAACGTAAACAGACTTGCTAAAGCAAGGGTTGCGGAATGGAAAAAACTCGGGGTCAACGTTAGACTCTTTGTCGTCGGGAAGAAGGGGATTTCCTTTTTCCGATTTGCGGGTGAGAAGGCTGAAAAAACTTTCACTCATATCGACGACAAGGCCGGATACAAGGATGCCGAAGAATTCGCTAACCTCTTTCTGGAATTATTCGCTAAGGAAGAAGTGGACGCGGTAGAAATCGCATCCACCGTTTATTATTCTTCCGCTTCGCAAAAACCGGAAGTAACTAGAATACTTCCTTTTGAAGTGTCAAAAGACGGAAATGTAAACGACATGATAGCATACGAGCCGAGCCCAGCGCTTGTGCTTGAATCTTTGCTTCCTCTTGTAGTTAAGACCGCATTCTTAAAAGCGATCCTCGAAGCCAATTGCTCCGAGCAGATTGCGAGAAGAATTGCGATGAAGTCTGCGACAGACGCGGCTTCTGAAATGATAAAACTGCTCACTCGTGGATACAACCGCGTAAGACAGGCAAAAATTACTCAGGAAATTTCTGAGATTGTTGCCGGAGCGGACTCACTGAACTAA
- the atpA gene encoding F0F1 ATP synthase subunit alpha codes for MKIKTDEITSVLKQEILNYKKDLSVEEVGTVLEIGDGIARVYGLKNVMSGEMVEFQNGIFGQAFNLEENSVGVVVYGNYLEIQEGFTVKRTNRILEVPVGPELLGRVVNPLGEPLDGKGPISAKLTRPVESPAPGIAMRQPVAEPMQTGIKAIDAMIPVGRGQRELIIGDRGTGKTSIALDTIINQKGTGVVCVYVAIGQKASTVASTVEMLRNKGALEYTIVVSATAAEPAPLQYIAPYSGCSMAEYFMYNEKKATLVVYDDLSKQAVAYRQMSLLLRRPPGREAYPGDVFYLHSRLLERAAKLDDKYGAGSLTALPIIETQEGEVSAYIPTNVISITDGQIYLQSNLFASGNRPAVDVGISVSRVGSAAQIKAMKQVAGKMKLELAQFRDLEAFAQLGTELDPATQAQLDRGNRIVQMLKQPVSSPFPVEEQVVEIFAVTRGFMDKIPVAKVQEYGKYLLTTIKEKYTEVLDAIRKEKKISDEEKLGEVLSAIADEFLRKH; via the coding sequence ATGAAAATTAAAACAGACGAAATCACGTCCGTTCTCAAACAGGAAATTTTAAATTATAAGAAAGATCTCAGTGTCGAAGAAGTCGGTACGGTTTTAGAAATCGGAGACGGAATCGCCAGAGTGTACGGACTCAAGAATGTGATGTCCGGTGAGATGGTCGAATTTCAAAACGGAATCTTCGGACAGGCGTTCAACCTGGAAGAAAATTCAGTGGGTGTGGTTGTTTACGGAAACTACCTCGAAATCCAAGAGGGATTCACCGTAAAAAGAACCAACCGAATTCTCGAAGTTCCCGTGGGTCCTGAACTTCTCGGAAGAGTTGTGAACCCTCTGGGGGAACCTCTCGACGGAAAAGGTCCGATCAGCGCAAAACTCACAAGACCGGTAGAATCTCCAGCTCCCGGGATCGCGATGAGACAACCCGTTGCTGAACCGATGCAAACCGGTATCAAAGCGATCGACGCGATGATTCCAGTGGGTCGCGGTCAGAGAGAGTTGATCATCGGTGACCGTGGAACGGGTAAAACTTCCATCGCGCTCGATACAATCATCAATCAAAAAGGAACCGGAGTTGTCTGCGTTTACGTAGCGATCGGTCAGAAAGCTTCCACTGTGGCTTCTACCGTGGAAATGCTCCGCAACAAAGGCGCTCTCGAATATACGATCGTAGTTTCCGCAACTGCCGCGGAACCTGCACCGCTTCAATACATCGCTCCTTATTCAGGATGTAGTATGGCGGAATACTTTATGTATAACGAAAAAAAAGCGACCCTCGTTGTTTACGATGACCTTTCAAAACAAGCGGTTGCTTATCGCCAGATGTCTCTTCTTCTTCGTCGTCCTCCGGGTCGGGAAGCGTATCCTGGAGACGTATTCTATCTTCACTCCAGACTTCTCGAAAGAGCGGCGAAACTCGACGACAAATACGGCGCGGGTTCTTTGACTGCACTTCCAATCATCGAGACTCAGGAAGGTGAAGTTTCAGCTTACATTCCTACAAACGTGATTTCGATCACGGACGGACAGATTTATCTTCAGTCCAACTTGTTCGCATCCGGTAACCGTCCTGCGGTAGACGTGGGAATTTCGGTTTCTCGGGTGGGTTCTGCGGCGCAGATCAAAGCGATGAAACAAGTAGCGGGAAAGATGAAACTCGAACTCGCGCAGTTCCGCGACTTGGAAGCATTCGCTCAGCTCGGAACCGAACTCGATCCTGCTACGCAGGCTCAGCTCGATCGCGGGAATCGAATCGTACAAATGCTCAAACAACCGGTGTCTTCTCCGTTCCCGGTGGAAGAACAAGTTGTGGAAATCTTCGCTGTGACTCGCGGTTTTATGGATAAGATTCCTGTGGCGAAAGTTCAGGAATACGGAAAGTATCTCTTAACCACGATCAAAGAAAAATATACAGAAGTTTTGGACGCGATCCGCAAAGAAAAGAAAATCTCCGACGAAGAAAAACTCGGGGAAGTTCTGAGCGCAATCGCTGACGAATTTTTAAGAAAGCACTGA
- the atpH gene encoding ATP synthase F1 subunit delta, with protein MNDSGVSKIYASALLGATTAPEEVEQELADLVQLLFQEDKIRNFFLSPTVSIDEKETILVKNLRGKVTEIILNFLGVLLKKGRFISLPEIQKQFTEELDKKRGRVRAQVRSYPSLEPSQITKLGSILTEKFKSEFILEASEDKSLLGGFVVQFNDLKIEKSIASQLGEIKKAMLEKKLPVGAIYEN; from the coding sequence ATGAACGACTCCGGTGTCTCGAAAATATACGCGTCTGCCCTTTTGGGAGCAACAACCGCTCCGGAAGAAGTGGAACAGGAACTCGCGGATTTAGTTCAGCTCCTTTTTCAAGAGGATAAAATCAGGAATTTCTTTCTTTCTCCTACGGTTTCGATCGACGAAAAAGAAACGATTCTTGTAAAAAATCTCCGGGGGAAAGTAACGGAAATCATTCTGAATTTTCTCGGAGTGCTTTTAAAAAAAGGAAGATTCATCAGTCTTCCTGAGATTCAAAAACAATTCACGGAAGAGCTGGATAAAAAAAGAGGAAGAGTTCGCGCGCAAGTAAGAAGTTATCCTTCTTTAGAACCTTCTCAAATTACCAAACTCGGATCCATTCTTACGGAAAAATTCAAATCAGAATTCATTCTGGAAGCTTCAGAAGATAAATCTCTTCTGGGTGGATTTGTCGTACAATTCAATGACTTAAAAATCGAAAAGTCAATCGCTTCCCAGCTGGGGGAAATCAAGAAAGCCATGCTGGAAAAGAAATTACCGGTTGGAGCCATCTATGAAAATTAA
- a CDS encoding F0F1 ATP synthase subunit B translates to MVLLAAKGLSLLDVNPGLVVWTLVTFLVVVLVLKKFAWDVILKALDERAETVQNDIKKASELRSEAEALLKDYEARLNSAKDEANAIVAEAKSDALKLKAKLLEETNSEVKAQKDQAVKEIELAKGKALEQLQSQIVEMSISVASKVLEKQLKAEDYKAFIENELDQLKKLSA, encoded by the coding sequence TTGGTACTCTTAGCTGCTAAGGGATTAAGCCTCCTAGATGTAAACCCGGGTCTGGTAGTCTGGACTCTGGTTACCTTTCTAGTCGTAGTCTTAGTTCTGAAAAAGTTTGCCTGGGATGTGATTCTGAAAGCGCTCGATGAAAGAGCGGAAACCGTTCAGAATGATATCAAAAAGGCCTCAGAACTCCGTTCGGAAGCGGAAGCTCTCCTAAAGGATTACGAAGCTAGGTTGAACTCTGCCAAAGACGAGGCGAACGCGATTGTTGCGGAAGCCAAGTCGGATGCTCTGAAACTGAAGGCCAAACTTCTCGAAGAGACAAATTCGGAAGTGAAAGCCCAGAAAGATCAGGCAGTGAAAGAGATCGAACTCGCTAAAGGAAAGGCTTTGGAACAATTGCAATCACAGATAGTCGAGATGAGTATCTCCGTTGCAAGCAAGGTTCTTGAAAAACAATTAAAAGCGGAAGACTACAAAGCTTTTATTGAAAACGAACTAGACCAACTCAAAAAATTGAGCGCATAA
- a CDS encoding ATP synthase F0 subunit C: MEFGLGYIGVGIAAGVAILGAALGIGRIGGSATEGISRQPEAGGKIQTAMIIAAALIEGAALFALVIAFQAAGTLNEGLKATVEFQTKASAPATEEKGK; the protein is encoded by the coding sequence ATGGAATTTGGATTAGGATATATTGGTGTAGGAATCGCTGCAGGAGTCGCAATTCTCGGAGCGGCACTCGGAATCGGAAGAATCGGTGGTTCTGCTACTGAAGGAATTTCAAGACAACCAGAAGCTGGTGGAAAGATTCAAACTGCAATGATTATCGCTGCAGCCTTGATTGAAGGCGCTGCTCTGTTTGCTCTCGTAATCGCTTTCCAAGCTGCGGGAACTCTAAACGAAGGTTTGAAAGCTACTGTTGAATTCCAAACAAAAGCTTCCGCACCTGCTACTGAAGAAAAAGGAAAGTAA
- the atpB gene encoding F0F1 ATP synthase subunit A — protein sequence MNLNQTSFMTKKLIFFAFLVILLQFPIFASEESSHKEKAFDLNEVIVHHLMDNPEFPFNLGGVQVFEGESGFDPKNASIFTDHENGKRFHYVGGFDMHITKRVTMMWIVALLLFLIFIPAARIIARNPLKVQSRFANTVEVFVNFLKKDIVDESMHGHGHGYYHYIFTLFFFILFCNLMGLVPPVGELLAVVGESAGIIHVDHHNMPLVAKLWSGITVTGDISVTMTLALLTMLLIYSAGFIYQGPKFIWHSVPNGVPLPLYLIMWPLEFIVSPMAKTFALTVRLLANMTAGHVIILALMGFIFQFQSWGIVPVSVIGSGLIYVLEIFVAFLQAYIFVLLTSLFVGLSMHRH from the coding sequence ATGAATCTAAACCAGACTTCTTTTATGACAAAAAAGTTAATCTTCTTTGCGTTCTTAGTTATACTACTTCAATTCCCTATCTTTGCGTCCGAGGAATCTTCTCATAAAGAAAAGGCCTTCGATCTCAATGAAGTCATCGTCCATCACTTGATGGATAACCCTGAGTTTCCTTTTAACTTAGGCGGCGTCCAGGTGTTCGAAGGAGAATCGGGCTTTGATCCAAAGAACGCTTCGATCTTTACCGATCACGAAAACGGAAAACGTTTTCACTACGTCGGCGGTTTTGATATGCACATCACAAAACGCGTAACTATGATGTGGATCGTAGCTCTTCTTCTTTTTCTTATCTTTATTCCCGCGGCTCGAATCATCGCGAGGAATCCTCTGAAAGTTCAGTCTCGTTTTGCGAACACTGTGGAAGTTTTTGTAAACTTTCTCAAAAAAGACATCGTGGATGAAAGTATGCACGGACACGGTCACGGCTATTATCACTACATCTTCACGTTATTCTTCTTTATTCTCTTTTGTAATTTGATGGGACTTGTTCCTCCGGTCGGAGAACTTCTCGCTGTCGTGGGAGAATCTGCGGGAATCATCCACGTAGATCACCACAACATGCCTCTCGTAGCAAAACTCTGGAGTGGAATTACGGTTACCGGTGATATCTCGGTAACGATGACTCTTGCTCTTCTTACGATGCTTTTGATCTACAGCGCCGGCTTTATTTACCAAGGACCAAAGTTTATCTGGCATTCCGTTCCAAACGGAGTTCCTCTTCCGCTTTATTTGATCATGTGGCCTCTGGAGTTTATCGTTTCTCCAATGGCAAAAACATTCGCACTTACCGTGCGTCTTTTGGCAAACATGACAGCGGGACACGTTATCATTCTCGCTCTGATGGGTTTTATCTTTCAGTTTCAATCTTGGGGAATCGTTCCCGTTTCGGTGATCGGTTCCGGATTGATTTATGTTCTGGAGATCTTTGTGGCTTTTCTCCAGGCATACATTTTCGTATTGCTTACTTCCTTATTCGTTGGATTAAGCATGCATAGGCATTGA
- a CDS encoding TPR end-of-group domain-containing protein produces the protein MYINPFRTSILLLCILLEWNCLSFAKKDREERWTEVMNGIESANPEIANQWEKKSRLFLESLVEDSAELREKLRNFILSESARRFNDSLSKKEFERASWIARIFSETVPVLGIGEAAVEGIKSKNVYSAREYFAADLIAYSGQTKDFRFFSLITQMIPNPISDPRLAFNLSCLHALNGNKQEMLQYMKIALFLGKESVEFEKDSDFNAFRSDPDFIRMLWEGPALDPSLIPPEERSK, from the coding sequence ATGTATATAAACCCATTTCGAACTTCTATCCTTCTTCTTTGCATTCTCTTGGAATGGAATTGTCTTTCTTTTGCAAAGAAGGACCGGGAGGAGCGCTGGACGGAAGTGATGAACGGAATCGAATCCGCAAATCCGGAAATCGCCAATCAATGGGAAAAAAAATCCCGTCTTTTTTTGGAATCTTTAGTTGAGGATTCTGCGGAGCTCCGAGAGAAACTTAGGAATTTTATTCTTTCTGAAAGTGCGAGAAGATTCAACGATTCTCTTTCCAAAAAAGAATTCGAACGCGCTTCTTGGATCGCGAGAATTTTTAGCGAAACGGTTCCCGTTCTCGGGATCGGAGAAGCCGCGGTGGAAGGAATCAAATCGAAGAACGTCTATTCCGCGAGAGAATACTTTGCCGCGGATCTCATCGCCTATTCGGGACAAACAAAGGATTTTCGATTTTTTTCTCTGATTACTCAGATGATTCCCAACCCGATCAGCGATCCAAGACTCGCTTTCAATCTTTCCTGTCTTCACGCGCTCAACGGTAACAAACAAGAAATGCTTCAGTATATGAAGATCGCGCTTTTTCTCGGAAAGGAATCCGTAGAATTTGAAAAGGATTCCGACTTCAATGCCTTTCGTTCCGATCCCGATTTTATAAGAATGCTCTGGGAAGGCCCCGCTCTCGATCCGTCTTTGATTCCTCCGGAGGAAAGATCGAAATAG
- a CDS encoding AtpZ/AtpI family protein, with amino-acid sequence MSEKNLEPKDSSGFQKESKPPEKEVSPWEFAGLGMEFGLIVVGSVYLGNFLDGKFHSSPFGLLAACLLGFSYGIYYIIYRTTLKK; translated from the coding sequence ATGTCTGAGAAGAATTTAGAACCTAAGGATTCGTCCGGATTTCAGAAAGAATCCAAACCTCCGGAGAAAGAAGTTTCTCCTTGGGAATTTGCCGGTTTGGGAATGGAATTCGGTTTGATCGTGGTAGGTTCCGTTTATCTCGGAAATTTCCTGGATGGGAAGTTTCATTCTTCTCCTTTCGGACTTTTAGCGGCCTGTCTACTCGGATTCTCTTACGGAATCTATTATATTATCTATCGAACAACTCTCAAAAAGTAG
- the lepB gene encoding signal peptidase I, translating into MNLEPEVKSKDSSIGEESPISSTLSFILIVILVFAFKSSVLDANNIPSGSMIPTLKIGDFLFVNKMRYSIRMPFTEAELFRIDNPKRGDIVTFAPPQRALNLGDTRDGFFAKRYVKRVIGLPGDTIRISSKFLSTKKGNVNYSVIEYKEKGSDTFQGYDPVEVEEGELLGDLDNLYAPTRSLFLEKKPGFEHFVLEGYEEDRKRLDGYECNFSIGCEIPENQYMVVGDNRDDSHDSRAWGFVKREDILGKALVIYFSINWKDNVCEYKSGKELAEKGPEFAERYQGEDLVKNCHPSEIGLVREESKAGWIERTVRYRLWRMEIRWNRIGTILR; encoded by the coding sequence ATGAACCTGGAACCCGAGGTAAAATCAAAAGATTCCTCCATTGGGGAAGAATCTCCGATTAGCTCTACTCTATCCTTTATTCTCATCGTGATCCTGGTATTTGCCTTCAAATCCTCGGTTTTAGACGCGAATAATATCCCCTCCGGATCGATGATTCCTACCCTTAAAATCGGGGATTTTCTCTTCGTAAACAAGATGAGATATTCGATTCGAATGCCTTTTACCGAAGCCGAACTCTTTCGAATCGATAACCCGAAACGCGGAGATATCGTCACGTTTGCGCCACCGCAGAGAGCTCTCAATTTGGGAGATACCCGCGACGGATTTTTCGCGAAACGTTATGTGAAACGGGTCATCGGACTTCCGGGAGACACGATTCGAATCAGTTCCAAATTTCTTTCCACAAAAAAAGGAAACGTGAACTATTCCGTCATCGAATACAAGGAAAAAGGTTCGGATACGTTTCAAGGTTACGACCCTGTCGAAGTGGAAGAGGGGGAATTGCTGGGAGATCTCGACAATCTCTACGCTCCTACACGATCCTTATTCTTAGAAAAAAAACCGGGCTTTGAACACTTCGTCTTAGAAGGTTACGAAGAAGATAGAAAGCGCCTCGACGGATACGAATGTAATTTTTCGATCGGTTGTGAAATCCCGGAAAATCAATACATGGTCGTCGGAGACAACCGTGACGATTCTCACGATTCTCGCGCCTGGGGTTTCGTAAAAAGAGAAGACATTCTCGGGAAAGCGCTCGTGATTTATTTTTCCATCAATTGGAAAGACAACGTCTGCGAATACAAGAGCGGAAAAGAACTCGCGGAAAAAGGGCCCGAATTCGCCGAACGTTATCAAGGCGAAGACCTCGTAAAAAATTGCCATCCTTCCGAGATCGGACTCGTGAGAGAAGAGAGCAAAGCGGGCTGGATCGAGAGAACCGTACGTTATCGACTCTGGAGAATGGAAATTCGCTGGAATCGAATCGGAACGATTCTACGATAA
- a CDS encoding aldolase, giving the protein MKEQIDRKLIEIRRTLVSLTDQYPICGLKGGTETEDMDADEIRILHLAAKDIIPVTVKIGGPEARTDIRMLVKEEIEGICAPMIESSYALKNFIQTLKSMLTPVNYGKISKSINLETITGYKNLIEIADSRAFQDLDQVTAARSDLSASMDLIPDDEEVMRVTKNIVYLSRERGKRTSVGGTITKSNFRKISEIIGPDLINSRHVVVNVAEAMKKNPEEVAEAMLFFEIELYDLFSVFKPEKAFSYKNRMETNRERIGARKVLYSIR; this is encoded by the coding sequence GTGAAAGAGCAGATAGACCGTAAACTCATCGAAATCAGAAGAACCCTCGTTTCTCTCACGGATCAATATCCGATCTGCGGGTTAAAAGGCGGGACCGAAACCGAGGATATGGACGCGGATGAAATCCGAATTCTCCACCTGGCGGCCAAGGATATCATTCCGGTTACCGTGAAGATCGGCGGGCCCGAGGCAAGGACGGATATCCGGATGCTCGTCAAAGAAGAGATCGAAGGAATCTGCGCCCCTATGATCGAATCTTCTTACGCACTCAAAAATTTTATACAAACTCTCAAAAGTATGCTCACTCCCGTGAACTACGGAAAAATATCGAAGTCGATCAACTTGGAAACCATAACGGGTTATAAAAATTTGATCGAAATCGCGGACTCCCGCGCATTTCAAGACCTGGACCAAGTCACAGCGGCTCGCTCGGATCTTTCCGCGTCCATGGATCTGATCCCGGACGACGAAGAAGTGATGAGAGTCACAAAAAATATCGTCTATCTTTCGAGAGAACGGGGAAAGAGAACTTCCGTCGGCGGGACGATCACAAAATCGAACTTTAGAAAGATCTCCGAAATCATAGGACCGGACCTCATCAATTCCAGACACGTTGTCGTAAACGTCGCGGAAGCGATGAAAAAGAATCCGGAAGAAGTCGCAGAAGCGATGTTGTTCTTTGAGATCGAACTCTACGACCTCTTCTCCGTATTTAAACCCGAAAAGGCTTTTTCTTATAAGAATCGAATGGAAACCAATCGGGAAAGAATCGGTGCGAGAAAGGTCCTCTACTCGATTCGATAA
- a CDS encoding TetR/AcrR family transcriptional regulator → MAKDTRDLILKTSLKLFSEQGYHGTTMRQVASKAGMSLGLAYRYFDSKEAILEGIIESHDKILKRYIPDELVANASREDVISLVSESLITLVKENEDYLRLYWNLMLQPKIHRLKRRNIHLVNMIFFETSKKTIRVIKPNYSEFEIKNLASTTIGYMINYLTNKKEFTLDDFKNYLVYTLKNT, encoded by the coding sequence ATGGCGAAGGATACTCGAGACCTCATTCTAAAAACTTCCCTGAAACTTTTCTCCGAACAGGGATATCACGGAACCACGATGAGACAGGTCGCGTCGAAGGCTGGAATGTCTCTCGGTCTCGCGTATCGATACTTCGATTCCAAAGAAGCGATCTTGGAAGGAATCATCGAATCACATGATAAAATTCTAAAACGTTATATTCCGGACGAACTCGTCGCAAACGCTTCGAGAGAGGACGTGATCTCCCTCGTTTCGGAAAGTCTCATCACTCTCGTAAAAGAAAACGAGGATTATCTCCGTCTCTATTGGAATCTGATGTTACAACCAAAGATTCATAGACTAAAACGAAGAAACATCCACCTCGTTAATATGATCTTTTTTGAAACTTCCAAAAAAACAATCCGAGTAATCAAACCGAACTACAGCGAATTTGAAATCAAAAATCTCGCGTCGACTACGATCGGTTATATGATCAACTACCTCACAAACAAAAAAGAATTCACCCTTGACGACTTTAAGAACTACCTCGTCTATACTCTGAAGAATACCTAA